The following proteins come from a genomic window of Chlamydiales bacterium:
- the trpS gene encoding tryptophan--tRNA ligase: MKKRIVTGDRPTGKLHLGHWVGSIQNRLALQEKYDCYFLIADLHTLTTKPLKNDIIKMRSDIREVVLDWLSCGIDPEKSTIYLQSAIPEVYEMNLIFEMLVSLNRLTGLPSIKEMARHADIPDERISFGLIGYPILQSADILLPRAHLVPVGKDNEAHIELARDIARRFNNYYGEVFPQPEVLLSETSTLIGTDGKGKMSKSAGNAIFLSDSRLEIEKKVRNIFTDTNRIHTHIAGKVEGNPLFLFHDAFNPHKDEVSDFKARYRAGKIGDLEIKERLMEELDRLLSPIRARREVYENQKGIVEKIIYQGTLKMREIAKETLKEMQSAMGLKGYWNKISRIARNV; encoded by the coding sequence ATTGTCACAGGAGATCGTCCAACTGGAAAACTCCATTTAGGGCACTGGGTTGGTTCTATTCAGAATCGGTTAGCTTTGCAGGAGAAGTATGACTGTTATTTTTTAATTGCTGATCTACATACCTTAACAACGAAGCCACTCAAAAACGATATTATAAAAATGAGATCTGACATTCGAGAAGTGGTCCTTGATTGGTTAAGTTGTGGGATTGATCCTGAGAAATCGACGATTTATCTTCAGTCGGCTATTCCTGAAGTGTATGAGATGAATCTCATTTTTGAGATGCTCGTTTCTTTGAATCGACTGACAGGGTTACCGAGCATAAAGGAGATGGCACGTCATGCAGATATTCCTGATGAAAGGATCTCTTTTGGATTAATTGGTTATCCCATTTTACAAAGCGCGGATATTTTACTCCCACGTGCTCATCTTGTGCCTGTCGGGAAAGATAATGAAGCCCATATTGAATTGGCGCGAGATATAGCTCGGCGTTTTAATAATTATTATGGTGAAGTCTTTCCGCAGCCTGAAGTCCTTCTCAGTGAAACTTCTACTCTCATTGGAACTGATGGCAAGGGCAAAATGAGTAAATCAGCTGGGAATGCGATTTTTCTTTCTGATTCTCGTTTAGAAATTGAGAAAAAAGTACGTAACATCTTTACTGATACGAATCGAATTCACACACACATTGCTGGTAAAGTCGAAGGGAATCCCCTGTTTCTATTTCATGATGCATTTAATCCCCATAAAGATGAAGTCAGTGATTTTAAAGCGCGTTATCGAGCTGGCAAAATTGGTGATCTTGAAATTAAAGAGCGTCTTATGGAAGAACTAGACAGACTTCTCTCTCCAATACGTGCAAGACGCGAAGTCTATGAAAATCAAAAAGGGATCGTAGAAAAGATTATCTATCAAGGAACCTTAAAAATGCGTGAGATAGCTAAAGAGACCCTTAAAGAGATGCAAAGTGCGATGGGATTGAAAGGGTACTGGAATAAAATTTCAAGAATTGCC